The genomic region AAGCCTCGAAATTCCCGGATGTCGCGGGCGGGGTGTACTACACGGCCGCGATCAATTGGTGCCGCGATAACGGCATCACGACGGGAGACTCTGCGACTGGTAACTTCCTCCCTGAGGACAACATCACGCGTGCGCAGCTGGCTACGATGGCATACCGGTTCGCACGGGTCATGGGTGCCGACGTGGACAATATCGACTACAGCGCGTTTAACGCAACGCCTGACGGGGATCTCGTTCCCGGCTCGATGTTCGACTATGCGTATGTGCCCCTGGCATGGGCGGCTGATCGCGGCGTGCTGACGGGTACGATCGATGACGGCGTTGCCTGGCTCGACGTCCGCGCGACGGCGACGCGTGCGCAGGCGGCGAAGGTCCTCACCGTTCTCAAGCGCGACGTCGTCGAGATGAGCGGCGTCTACACGGTCGCCTTCAACTCCAACGGCGGATCTATCGTTCCTTCCCAGACGGTGACGTCGGGCAACAAGGCTCAGCGCGCCTATCCGACGCGCAATGGATATGTCTTCTGGGACTGGTATGCCGATAAAGAGCTGACGCGGGTCTACGGTTTCGACTCCAACGTGACTGGCAACATCACGCTGTATGCGAAGTGGGTGACCAAGCAAGAGGCCCTGGCCATGGGCGAGGAAGCCGAGGCGCGCGGCATCGACATCGTGGCGCTTGCCGCAGAGGTCGAGGCCGAGGAGAGGGCTGCCCAGCCCGAGGAACCGGTTGCTGATGTGCCTGTGACGGATGAGACCGGTGACCCCTCCGTTTCGGCTGACGAGGATCCCTCCATGCCGGATGAGCCTGTCGACCAGCCGGTTGTTTCCGAGCCCGATGAGGTGCCTGGCGATAGCGATGAACCCGTCATCGATGGCCCCGCGGTGCAGCCCGGCACGGACGATGGCTCGACGGACGAGCCCACGTCGCCTGACTCCTCTGGGGCCGGCGATGGAGCGGCTGATTCCGATGCCGCTACCGATGTCGACGGGGCTTCCGAGCCATCCGAGCCTGCCGTGGCGAATGGGGCCGACGCTGATGCCCCCGGGGAGTATGTCCCCGCTGCATAGCGCGTTTTGATATCTCGCGCGTCGCTTTCGAACAGGAGGCGACGCGCGATGTCTTTGAAAGGACGATTATGCGACATAAAGAACGGGGAGCTTGCAGCTCAAGTGCCGGGGCGGGTCTGTGGGGCTGCCATTCTGCGGTCATGCTCGCGCTCGGGCTTTTGGTGGCGGTGTCGCTGGCGGGTTTTGCTCCGGCCGACAATGCCTGGGCTGGTGAGGCGGGGGAGGCTCCCGTTGGTGCTGTCCTGACCGAGATGGCCGGCGCTGTCCCTCAACCTGCAGAGAGCGACGTCGCGGATCCGGATGCGTCACTCGCTGACGGTGCGACCTCCGATGGTGTTCTGGCGGACGAAGCGGGAGCCTCGGGTCTTGATGGCTCAGACAGCGAGGACGCGTTCGTGTCCGACAGCGCAGAGGATGCTTCGGGATCTGAGGCTGGGCAGGGGACTGGCTCTGCTTCTCCTGATGAGGGCGGGGATCCTGCGGTGCCTGGCGCGGCTACAGATGGGTCTGCGGTGTCCGATGGCGACGAGACGCTTGCCGATTCGGTTTCGCCAGAGGTCTCGGCCACCCTCGATGCTTCCGATGGCGAGGGATCCGCGTCCCTTCTTGGTGACGAGGAGTCGGCTCCCGTTTCTTCGACGGGAGTCGGCTTCGTCTATGTCGACGAGATGGCTCCAACCCTTGGGAGCACGCAGAGCGTTGCCGTTGTCCTCGACGATGACCAGCTCGTGCTGACCGGGGCGCGCCTCGCCTACGCTGATGGTACGGGCACCACCCGAGAGATCGATGCCTCGGCTCTGGCTGGCAACGCGGCCCTCTTCCAGTTCTCTCTGGATGCCCTTGGCACATACCAGCTTACGGGGCTGAAGTACGATGCCATCTCCGCTGAGGGAACGACAATCTCCGGCGCGGTTCTCGACTTCGCGGGCATCGCCGACTCGGCGTGGTCATTCACGGTATCCGATGGCACTAGCGTCGCTTCTATCGAAGACGGCGCGGAAGAGCTGGGCGCTGCCTCAATGTACGGGATTGCCAGCGATGGTTCTCTGTGCGAAGTCGGCTCCTTGGCTGAAGCGGCGTCGCTTTCGGGTCTGGACGCCACGTTTCGCACGATTGGCCGTGATGCGAGCTCCGGCGAGTTCGTTATCGCGCTTGACCCCGGCCACGGCGGCTACGATTCCGGTGCGATTGGATATGGCCTGCAAGAAAAAGACCTCACGTGGGCTATCACGCTTTACTGCAAAGAGGCTCTCGAGCAGTATCCCGGGGTTCGCGTCGTGCTCACTCGTTCCGAGGACGAATGCCCGTCTATTTGGGATCGCGTGCAGCGTGCCTACGATGCCGGGGCCAACGTGCTCGTGAGCATCCACATCAATTCCGATCCCAGCGGCTCGGCCTCGGGCGCAGAGATCTGGTTTCCCAACGGCAGCTCTTGGAAGTACGCACAGACGCATGTTCCGGGCGAACAGCTTGCGCAAAACGTGCTGGACAAACTGGTGGCGCTGGGCTTGAACGACCGCGGCATAAGGGTCCGCACGATGCTGATCAGCGAGATCGAGGGCCCGTCCGACATCAACCCTGATGGATCTGCGGCGGACTATTACGGCATCCTGCGCTATGCGCGTCGCCTTGGTTTCACGGGCGTCATTGTCGAGCACGCCTACATCTCCAGCTGGAGTGACGCTCAGCTTATGGGGTCTGATGCCATGCTGCGCCAAATGGGCTATGCCGATGCCGAGGGAATCGCCCAAACGTATGGCATAGGGACGGATCTTG from Coriobacteriia bacterium harbors:
- a CDS encoding InlB B-repeat-containing protein, yielding MDSTHWAVDEGWIDYVADNRIMTGDSATGNFLPESGITRGQFATVLYRIANPGSDATTNPSHFEQASKFPDVAGGVYYTAAINWCRDNGITTGDSATGNFLPEDNITRAQLATMAYRFARVMGADVDNIDYSAFNATPDGDLVPGSMFDYAYVPLAWAADRGVLTGTIDDGVAWLDVRATATRAQAAKVLTVLKRDVVEMSGVYTVAFNSNGGSIVPSQTVTSGNKAQRAYPTRNGYVFWDWYADKELTRVYGFDSNVTGNITLYAKWVTKQEALAMGEEAEARGIDIVALAAEVEAEERAAQPEEPVADVPVTDETGDPSVSADEDPSMPDEPVDQPVVSEPDEVPGDSDEPVIDGPAVQPGTDDGSTDEPTSPDSSGAGDGAADSDAATDVDGASEPSEPAVANGADADAPGEYVPAA
- a CDS encoding N-acetylmuramoyl-L-alanine amidase, giving the protein MRHKERGACSSSAGAGLWGCHSAVMLALGLLVAVSLAGFAPADNAWAGEAGEAPVGAVLTEMAGAVPQPAESDVADPDASLADGATSDGVLADEAGASGLDGSDSEDAFVSDSAEDASGSEAGQGTGSASPDEGGDPAVPGAATDGSAVSDGDETLADSVSPEVSATLDASDGEGSASLLGDEESAPVSSTGVGFVYVDEMAPTLGSTQSVAVVLDDDQLVLTGARLAYADGTGTTREIDASALAGNAALFQFSLDALGTYQLTGLKYDAISAEGTTISGAVLDFAGIADSAWSFTVSDGTSVASIEDGAEELGAASMYGIASDGSLCEVGSLAEAASLSGLDATFRTIGRDASSGEFVIALDPGHGGYDSGAIGYGLQEKDLTWAITLYCKEALEQYPGVRVVLTRSEDECPSIWDRVQRAYDAGANVLVSIHINSDPSGSASGAEIWFPNGSSWKYAQTHVPGEQLAQNVLDKLVALGLNDRGIRVRTMLISEIEGPSDINPDGSAADYYGILRYARRLGFTGVIVEHAYISSWSDAQLMGSDAMLRQMGYADAEGIAQTYGIGTDLASPFGDTLPGSWYMAQGWIPYVVENGLMTGAKDDDGVARNFYPDDYLTRGQVATILYRAANPNSTDTTDPAAYAQYSGFPDTGEYLYYNAAISWCAEQGIVTGYNGNDGNAGKFLADRPITREELATMVWRFAEKWAGVDVSNPDPTNFNKFTDKEEMWAYGIDAIRWCASEGIITGDDLTKRMLPNESATRAQAAKVITVLHRDVLGA